A stretch of Clostridium formicaceticum DNA encodes these proteins:
- a CDS encoding Fe-S-containing protein, which produces MSKKLPSKKEQFMQAPKSRLPLMIAACCAVLAVVVLFVVLGASKQEEEKYFGDTVAASRSYVGEFISMTPIAPIVEDGQIKIALQDVDQNNIVFFEVENNEGDLVPLMAYITPSGRIFVGSSMCEPCRGRTFSLAGDTLVCDTCRTTYNIENHEFISGSSACGSYPPVNMNPEIQDEIIMIDLEEVLNWRVRG; this is translated from the coding sequence ATGTCAAAGAAATTACCTAGTAAAAAAGAACAATTTATGCAGGCTCCAAAAAGTAGGTTACCGTTAATGATAGCGGCCTGCTGTGCTGTTCTAGCTGTTGTCGTATTATTTGTAGTCCTTGGCGCTAGCAAACAAGAAGAGGAGAAGTATTTTGGTGATACAGTGGCTGCTTCTCGGTCCTATGTAGGTGAATTTATCTCCATGACGCCTATAGCGCCTATTGTTGAAGATGGACAAATTAAAATAGCCCTACAAGATGTGGATCAAAACAATATTGTTTTTTTTGAAGTGGAAAATAATGAGGGAGATTTAGTTCCATTGATGGCTTATATTACCCCTTCAGGCCGCATTTTTGTTGGGAGTAGTATGTGTGAGCCTTGCCGAGGCAGGACATTCTCTCTTGCAGGTGATACCCTTGTATGCGATACATGCCGTACCACCTACAATATTGAGAACCATGAATTTATTTCTGGGTCTTCTGCATGTGGATCTTATCCTCCTGTGAATATGAATCCAGAGATACAAGATGAAATCATTATGATTGATCTGGAGGAAGTTCTAAACTGGAGAGTTCGTGGGTAA
- a CDS encoding ABC transporter permease, giving the protein MVKYTSYDRITFSNDWIRSEAMNIFQIALNNLKRRKIKMLFLMLGLVVGVATVVGILNIIEAMHVDLGDRIDEFGANAILLPRSEEIHYGNTVISDLAFDVQKLTMEDVPKIYSSSVAEYINIVSPKLVGAVEIGDQKALMVGVETRQEFTQKPWFSLQQQMGIGPGEKVGDLALMDIPEDGLIVGSSAAEALGVKTGDLLMINEQTFKVFGLLNKLGSEEDGLVYGNLAVVQDLLNRPQELSMIEISAYCNSCPIEEIAMGLEDALPNSRAIPMRQAALFREETIQQFSVFGFALAGTVLLVAALVVFITMLSSVNERKREIGIFRAIGFRRIHIMQVIFLEAGIVSFLGGLTGYFLGSFIAIYAGPYLVQIQGGFSLQLQLLLPAVVLSVGLALLSSVYPALKAVKLDPAEALRFI; this is encoded by the coding sequence ATGGTCAAGTATACGAGCTATGATAGAATTACCTTTAGCAATGATTGGATAAGGAGTGAAGCAATGAATATTTTTCAAATCGCTTTAAACAACTTAAAAAGACGAAAAATAAAGATGTTATTTTTAATGCTTGGCCTAGTAGTAGGCGTGGCCACTGTAGTGGGGATCTTGAATATTATCGAAGCAATGCATGTGGATTTAGGAGATAGGATTGATGAGTTTGGTGCAAATGCCATCCTTCTTCCACGCTCCGAGGAGATACACTATGGTAATACAGTTATTTCTGACCTGGCCTTTGATGTACAAAAGCTTACTATGGAGGATGTTCCTAAAATCTATTCATCCTCAGTAGCAGAGTATATCAACATTGTATCACCTAAATTGGTGGGGGCTGTGGAAATAGGGGATCAGAAGGCACTGATGGTAGGGGTAGAAACTAGACAAGAATTTACCCAAAAACCTTGGTTTTCACTGCAACAGCAGATGGGAATTGGTCCAGGGGAAAAGGTGGGAGACTTGGCCCTTATGGATATACCTGAAGATGGGCTAATTGTTGGAAGTTCTGCTGCTGAAGCTTTAGGAGTAAAAACAGGAGATTTGCTGATGATAAATGAGCAGACTTTTAAAGTATTTGGCCTGCTAAATAAGTTGGGAAGTGAAGAAGATGGCCTGGTTTATGGTAATCTAGCGGTAGTTCAGGACTTGTTGAATAGACCTCAGGAATTGTCGATGATAGAAATTTCAGCTTATTGTAATAGTTGTCCTATAGAAGAAATAGCCATGGGGCTAGAAGACGCTTTGCCAAACAGTCGTGCAATCCCTATGCGACAGGCAGCGCTTTTCCGTGAAGAAACAATTCAGCAGTTTTCAGTTTTTGGTTTTGCCCTTGCAGGAACGGTATTACTGGTTGCGGCTTTGGTTGTATTCATCACCATGCTTTCTTCTGTAAATGAGAGAAAGAGAGAAATTGGAATTTTTAGAGCTATTGGTTTCCGACGTATTCATATTATGCAGGTGATTTTCTTGGAGGCAGGGATCGTTAGTTTTTTAGGGGGATTAACTGGATATTTTCTAGGCAGTTTTATTGCCATTTATGCTGGCCCGTATTTGGTACAAATCCAAGGAGGGTTTTCCCTACAACTCCAATTACTTCTACCTGCTGTAGTACTTTCTGTAGGATTGGCACTTTTAAGCAGTGTCTATCCAGCGCTAAAGGCTGTGA